The Phacochoerus africanus isolate WHEZ1 chromosome 9, ROS_Pafr_v1, whole genome shotgun sequence genomic sequence cttgctcagtaggttaaggacccggtgttgccgtgagctgtggtgtaggttgcagatgcggttcagatcctgtgttgctgtggctctggcgtaggccggtggctacagctccaattcaacccctagcctgggaatctccatatgctgcgggagcagcccaagaaatggcaaaaagacaaaaaaaaagttcaatttatttttgtacattaacTTTATATTCATTCATCTTCCATATTTACTTGTAACTTCTAAATGATCTTTACAGGGTCATTCAAATTTCTATTACACATTCTTCTCTGTAAATAAAGAGTTTTATCTcttactttttaaacttaaaacttttatttattttccttgcttttgaGCTGGTCAGGGACAGATTAGAATCAAATTATGGTTTACTTTCTCCCTATCAGTGTAATCAGGGGCAAGTGCTTATTTTTTCTGAAACTTGTATCTAAGACATGGATGCAACAGCTACCTTGAAAAACAATTCAGATAATGTGTATGATGTGTTGCACAGATCTTTGCAAGTTGTCCAATAAATAGTAGataaatttgtaataaaaaataactgtCAAATTCAAGATAATACTGTAATGGTGGTGATTAAATCACcttaaatataacataaaagcTAAAAGATAAAATCATTCAAAATTATTCTAGAAGAGTGATatcaccaagaagaaaacatagacaattCCCAGCTTCTACCCCCTCACAAGGAGAACAACCAGCAACTATTCATAGATAAggcatcacagaaaaaaatgatagaacaCAGAGATGAGGCCAAAGCAGCCCCCTGCACCACAGAGACCAGGACAAATGGCAttagaaggggaggaggaggagctcccTGCTGCCTGCACACCTTTCCTCCAGGTCAGTGCAGCACCACACTGAGAAGTCTCCCTCGAGCGCATGGTTTCTCCAGTGGGGAAAACAAAGATCAAGGTGGACATCCCATGCCCCCAGTATTGTGGATCACTGCATGGGGACCCCCACTTCAGGCTTATCCCACAGGGACGGCAAGAGGGCTCTACAGAGCTTGACTGCTGGGAATGGGAATGtgatggagaagaggaaggggctTCCAACAACTAGCATTTGCATCTTGGAAGCAGAGTGCTGCCTGTACCACCCAAATCATAATTCCAGCTAGCAGTTTTGCTCATTTTCAGAGACAAAAAGGTGGCACAGTCTATCCAAAAAAGTGGTCAGGGCACAGGTCTGCCTATTTGGGATCTTCGAGTGAAGAGCCTTTCCAGTCATGCACCCCAGGATGCTTGCCTCTGCCACCTAAGCACTGAGCCAAGTCATAGCCCAGCGCACAGCTGAATGGAGCTGCCAGCACCACATGACTGAAAGCCTATCCAGAACACCAACACAGCTGCATATCTCACTGATGCTCAAGTGGAAAGCCTGGAAAGCAAAGCTTAGTGTTTACAGAGTAAATCAAGTGACTCTGAAATCAGTAAGGGAACCTGGGATATGGGTCAGCTTGAGTCATGTCCATGAAGATCCTTGCTAGCCTTGGAGCTGGTTCTCCCCCTCCATGTAGGCAGGGAGACAGATTGGTAGCCGCATCCATTATCTAATAGACCCTTCAGCTCCCAAACTAGGGAACCTAGCTAGACTATGGGGAAGTTGCGCAGCCCATATAACAGCCCTGCTTAGAGTGGATTTGAACCAAGAACACAACCCATGGCATTCCCCATCTACAGGGCAAGCCAATGGCACCCTTTGGTCAGGGAATTCAGTGCAGAGTATTGCCTCATCCAGGACACAAACAATAAAATGTGCAGACCCTAGGGCCAATTTGGCTGAACTGCCAGGGCAGAGAAGCTAATTCATACCCTCGCCTATGGATCAGTATAATACCCAGTTCCAAAAGTCTAGGAAGCCTGATCAGAGAACCCAGGCAACAGTAGAGACCTGGGTCTTACAGCATCACATGGGAAGAGAACCAAGCCAGCAGTCCTATCCTACTATTTCTCAGCCAGGGCAACACTCTCCCCACTCTGGTACCTCATAGCTCAGGAAGTGGCCTCTTGCAAAACTAGACCCTGACACCAAACCCAACTGCCCACGGAAATTAccagcaatctacagattcaatgtaatctctaCCAAaataccaatggaatttttcacagaactacaactaataatcctaaaatttgtatagaaccacaaaagaccccaaatagccaaagcaatctcaagaaacaagaacaaaGCTGGACATATTACtctccctgatttcaaacaatattataaagctactgTAGTCAAAACAATGTGATAGTGGCATAAAAACAGAtgtatagatcaatgaaacagaatagagagctgagaaataaaccctcactcatttggtcaattaatctgtaacaaagaagatatacaattgGGAAAAGACAGCTTCTTCAAGAAACAGGActtggaaaactggagagctatgtgaaaaagaatcaaaatggaccatttttctcatgctatatataaaagttaactcaaaatggattaaacacgtaatgtaagacctgaaaccataaaactcttagaagaaaacataggcagtattcTCTTTGAATTGGTCTTAACAACATTTTTTGATGTCACCTCAGGCCAAggcaacaaagcaaaaataattaagtgGGGCTACATGACACTGAAAAAAAACCTTCATATagtgaaggaaaatgaaagacaatgtagtgaataggagaagatatttcatAAGGAGTTACtatccaaaacagaaaaagaagtcatataactcaacatcaaaaacaaccaaactaattaaaaaatgggcagaggatctgaatggacattcttccaaaaaagacatacagatggccaacaaacgcAGGAATATatccaacatcactaatcatcagagaaatgcatattcaaactacaatgagacatcacttcACCCATGTCAGAATGAGcattaccaaaaagacaacaaataaaacatgttagtgacaatgtgaagaaaagggaaccctcatatagTGGGTACAACAAATATGGAAACAGTATAAAAGTCTGgccccaaattaaaaataaacctaccatataatccagcaattccactatgGGTATCtatcctaagaaaacaaaaacactaatacAGAAAGATATAAGCAGCCCTATCTTCTTTAAGGGTTAGGAAATGTTATGGCCACATGTGCACCTCTTCAAAATAAACTGACTTAAGGAAACAGAGCAGTAACTACAGAGCGAATGTGAATTTTTAACTATCTTTCTGATTTGACTTCCAagtccttctattttttttaatggccacacctttggcatatggaagtccccaggccagggatcaaatcagaactgcagctgccagcctacgctacagccatagcaacgccagatctgagccacatctgtgacctacgctgtagctggcagtaatgctaaatccttaacacactgagcaaggccagggatcaaacccacatcctcagggacactatatagggttcttaacccgctgagccacaatggaaactccccaagtCATTCTTAATAGCAGACTTCTGTTTAACCATCTATTCTATTCCTCAACACCATGTATAGACAATTTTCTCAATGGAAAATTCCTCCGGATTTGCCACTAATGAGTAAATCTGGTGGAAGTCTCCAAGGACAAGAAAGATTCCTAATGCAAGCCAACCCCTTCCAATCCTAAGAGAGATGAAGACTGTTAATATTCAGATCTTCACTACCTGTGGATGTCATCTCACCAAATGTAGGCAAAGGATCCTGGGTTCTCTGGACTCTCCCACTTGCTTTATAAGAGCACTGGATAAAATTCATATATCCAAGACCATCACTCATGGAATGAAGATTAGGAAAGCTAGTAGGTAAGTGTGGAAGGTAGCACTTGACAAAGAGTATCATAGGCCAGACTTCCGAATGGAACATAGAGGATGGATTCTGCACTCAGGGGCTAGATCTGTATCCATTTCCAAATCAATATGTAAATCAGCCTAGCAGTAGGAAATATCTTAAGAGAAGCGGACGAGTAGCTGGAGAAGGCTGAGGCGGACACATTAAAATATTAGGATATTGTCTGTCTGAGactgaaattttagaacattaGGACTTCACACTTTTACATAGGTAAGACCTCCTATATTTTCGATGCTGAAAATTCACAAAACCTCAGTTCTTAACCACATCTGATCTGAGACACAACATCAGTGATTATTTTTCAGGTGAATTACCTGGAGATGGATACAATAGCAGTAAGATAATTCAAGCAAAACCATCAAGAAGATCCAACttgggaaaagatgaaaaaatgggAGAGAAGCAGTTATGTCTGAGCTGAAGGAAGTATTGTtcttaagagacaaagaagtaaGAGAAGCCTTAATCTTATAGGAAAAGGGAAAATCCCCCagcttccaattttaaaaatcctcctaAAACCTATTTTATGggggagagagcccagaaacCTGTAACTTAACTAGCTCTCCAGGTCAAAGTTAGAGAAGCTCTTTCCCAAGTATTAACAAATGCTTTGCATAAAGAGGGAAAAGATTATTTCCCTTTATCCTAAATCAATTATCCACTGGCACATTTAAAGAGTTACTATATGTATgatgtaatggaaaaataaaaggaaactgtgCCATATAATTAGATAGAAGCAATTGGACGGTAAGTTTTGGACAGACCTTATGCTCAAATTTTAACTGTTAGTTTAAAggacttttaaaaggaaaatgtgattCCTAATCTGAAggtatttataatataattaataagaGAAAACGTGTATGTCATAAAGATTAGAAACACCTTAATACAATATTCAATTAAGGGCTAGATTATCTTATCTACATAACAGTGTGTAAAAGCATAAATAATCATATACATGGAGCTATGAAGTGATTGccccaagaagagaagagattaaATAGTGATGAGTAGTAGAAAATCATGTTTATTGATAGGTGAATAAAAAAGTAGAAGTTCTTGATAACCAGGCACAGATAGGTATAAGTGCCACATTAGAAAATAAGACAACAGGAGTtgtcatcatggctcagcagaaacagatccctctagcatccatgaggatgcacgttcaatccttggccctgctcagtgggttaaggacctggcattgccatgagctgtggtgtaggtcgcagatgtagctcggatccttcattactgtggctgtggtgtaggccagcagctacagctccaattcgacccctagcctgggaacctccatatgttgtgggtatgtcccgaaaagacaaaaaaaaaacaaaaaacaaaaaaagaaaataagacatcaGAGATATTTGAGAAAGGAATAATCAGGCCAAAAGCAGAAAGTTGTACATTTTTTGGAAAATGCTTGTAGCACGGATGTTAATAGTTGAAAGAGAATCAATGAAGCCACTTAAACTGCTGACAAAATAAACCAGGAGTGAGTTGAtggaaaaaattccaaagaagGTAAATGTGAAAATggtgagaaaaagacaaaatgaggaTCATTTTGTTGTTGGAAAAAAGCAATATATTAGTAGTCTGGATTTTAGGGgacaaagtaaaaagataaagagatgaaACAATGTTTCTGACCCATATTATTAGAAGAGTATATGGAGGAAAAACTGTTATTCATAAACTGTTGAAATGGAATGAAGGACACTTCAGCACAAGGGGAGGACAACATATTGCCCTCTCCTATCTTCAGtctcaattaattaatttgtttagtTATTTTGTGACAAACATTGTCTTATGGATGCCAAACACCAAGGATGCAAGGGAGAAGAAAACTATATGCAATATTTGTCATAATGCACTTCATAGCCTTGTCAGGAAGTCTAACGGTAACTAAATAtcttaaacaggagttcctgttgtggcgcagcagaaacgaatctgactaggaaccatgaggttgagggttcgatccctggcctcactcagtgggttaaggatccagtgttaccatgagctgaggtgtatgtaggtcacagatgtggctcggatctggtgttgctgtggctctggtgtaggccagcagcaacagctccgattaggcccctagcctgggaagctccatatgccgcagtgtggccctaaaaggaaaaaaagaccaaaaaaaatcttaaataaatatttaacaaaataaatatgaattacaTCGTCCGCATTACAACTGTAGTGATTTTCCAAAAGATATAAAGTTATATAAAAGGTAGGTTTGACTTGAtcaaaaggcaagagaaaacTTCCCTAAGAAAGCCACCAAATGACCTGAGACTGAAAGGGTTGGCAAGGAGTTGGCTCAGGATGAGGAAAAGGAATACAGCACCCAGGAGGGGGTCGAATGCAGCCAGAGGGGCTGAGGAGCAGAGCATGAGAGGACTATAGAGTAAGATGAGGCTGCTGAGATATCTCAAGGTCAAAACACATTGAGCTTTGTTAGACATGGCGGGGATTTTTTTAATAAGACCAATGGTGCTCCAGACACCTGTTTTGAAACAAGTAAGAAACACgaccagattttcttttttgaaaagatttttctggTGGCAGTGTGGAGAACACATTAAATGAGGCAAGAGTGGACATATTAAACCACTTAGGAAGCTAGCAATGCTCTAGTCATTAACAACAGCTTAAATTAGACTCAAGACTGTGTAGATGGGTAGGAGCATCTACTGAGTTCCTACTATGTTCCAAGCATTATGCCAAATACTGAGATGCAGTCTATGCCTTGAAAGACTCATGGTCTGGTAATGAAAACTGATTCACAAACAAGTAATGACAGCATCCAATAATTAAAAGTTGAAGAAACCTCTTCTACACATAAAGAACTCCAGGAAGCTTCTGTTGTTCCATTCATTCCCTCATCTTTGTGCCTCCttcaaaaaatccaaatattGTCCCTCTTACtgctattttaatttcttttcttcactcTTCACATTAGTTGTATAAAGGAACCCACTGGCACAGACAAGATCCAAGTGCTGTCCATCTCAGGAGTTCAGAGTAGTGAATACTCTTCATGCTGATTCCTTTCTTCTAGACATCAGGACCAGAATGAACTGCAGCAAGAACCCTGACTTTGTCCTGTCAGGGCTGCTGAGTGACCCAGACAAACGACAGTTCCTCTTCGGTCTCTTCATGGCCCTCTACTTGCTGGGTCTCTTGGGAAACTTACTACTTCTGCTGGCTATTGGTGCTGACATccgcctccacacccccatgtacttcttcctcagtcaGCTCTCTCTGGTCGATCTCTGCTTCACTACCACCACAGCCCCCAAAATGCTGGAAGCTTTATGGACCAACAATGGATCAATCACATTCTCTGAATGTCTGGCACAATTatatttctttgctgtttttgcTGATATGGACAACCTGCTTTTGACTGCCATGGCTATCGACCGCTATGCTGCCGTCTGCCATCCTCTGCACTATCCACTCATAATGACTCTTGGCAGATGTGGTCTGCTGGTGGGTGGGTCATGGGGGGTggccctctctgtctctcttgtcCACGCCCTCTTGCTATCCCAACTAGCATTCTATACTCATCAAGAGATTCCccactttttctgtgattttggCCCACTCTTTCAACTTTCTTGTTCTGATGCTCACCTCAATGAGAACCTGATGATGGTTCTGGCAGGACTTTTAGGAATCAGCCCTCTCCTCTGCACCGTAAGTTCTTATGTCCATATTTTACATGCTGTAGCTAAGGCTCCATCAGcacaggggaaaaagaaagcccTGGTCACATGCagctcccacctctctgtggtcATCCTCTTCTACAGCACGGTCTTTGCCACCTACCTGAAGCCCCCATCCACCTCTCACTCCTCTGGGGAGCTGGTTGCTGCTGTCATGTATACCCTGGTAACTCCCACTCTCAATCCTTTTATTTACAGTCTGAGAAATAAGGATGTGAAGAGTTCACTAAAAAGGGTTTGGGGCATAGAGAGCTCTTGGGATTAGGAACAATAAACGAAATGACCATAAACAAACATCTGGGGGAAAATCCCCACTCTTCACCACATTTACAGAGTCAGTTAATAGCAAGGCTGTCACAGAGCAAATATGGTATATTGGAAAGAATACTAACTAGAAATTAGGAAAACTAGGTTCTAAGTCCCACACAAGCTACAGGCTTATTTATACATTCCAGAGTTTGGTGtatgtattataaattatattattattatttcaaaagacTATGTCAGTAACATgtcaaaggaaatatattttgcatgataatatagaaaaagatatattataaaaatatcctGAAGGGTGGATTGGATGAGCTGTTCTTTCGGTTGCCTTGGAACACTGATATTATTGAAACGTGGTCATCTAGTGCCCTCATTAGCACCATTCTGACCATCACTGCCATTTGCGTCACCAGTTTAACAATGAAGAGCCTCACCATCAGCTTTACTATAGTCAATATCATCTTTGTTGTCATTAGAATCACCATACTAATTACCAGCTTTGGTTCGATTCCCAACAATATTATGTTGTCATCATGAATAAGAGAGTGTCCTAAAGAGTCTTCCCCTTTTAAGGCCTCATTTTTTCAGAAAGTTTTGTTTAATTGTGTGTTTGCATTATTTTTGAAGATATCTATAGAGATTTTATTCATCACTGATGAGATTGAAGGACTGCCAACAAttggaagattttaaattatagtcCTTGGCTTTTAATAGTATTAAAAATGATTCCCATGTaggtttgattgattgattgacagATTTCAATTCAGAGCCGcaactgcagtatatggaagttcctaggctagggtcaaatcagagttgcagctgccggccaataccacagccacagcaacaacatgGACCCgaccctcatctgtgacctataccacagctcacagcaatgccagatccttaacccactgagcaaggccagggattgaacctgtgtcctcatggatgctaatcaggttctttactgctaagCGACCACAGGAAGTCCaagattaacttttttaaaataagatgcatgaattttatatgaaagaaaaacactgaaggGGTAGGGGGAATCATGTAGGGAATACTTCCTGTCATATCCCAGGGCCCATAGCAGAACAGAACACTAGAAAGTGAAGGACTACAAGTATCTGTGAACATTAGTCCTATCGCTGAGCCCTTTGGCTCTTGCCAGCTACTTGGTTGGGCAGGAAGGGTTAACAGGGCACTCCATGTTTAGCTCTCAAAGGCTCCCCTGCTGTGCCTGTGtcctctttttcccactttaataGAAAGGAGCCAGTTGAAATgactccctcctttctccccatcAGGACCCCTCTAATACCTCTACTAAGGTGAGTACGGTTGGCTGGAGCCAAGAAGAGGGCAGAGGTAAGAGAAGGCCTGGGGTCTGCAGATCTTTCTAGAGGTATGTGGCCTGGGCATCTGAGACTTCCCCTCTCTCCTAATCCTGTTGAACGTGGAGATGAGGGTGGGCTCTGGATAGAATGAAGGGACTTGAAAGATTCTCAGGGTGGGAGGATTTAGCTGCTGAGCCCCCAGAACTTGGGTGACAAGCCCAAGCAGTTCCTCCTTGGCCCACAGGAACCCCCACCAGCCATAGCCTCCCTTGTGAGCCCCAATGTAATATCTCCAAATGTCTGCTAAACATGTTCCAGCATCAGCTCAAAATCAGCATGTTCAACTACAAACTATTTTATCTCCTCCCAACCACACTGTAAACCactagaattatttaaaaatatgcctaATATGCCAGCTTATGATATCATAGTCATCTTTATTTTGACAACCTCTTTCTCTCCTCATCCCCCAATCAGTAAAATTTTATCAACAGTTCCttggaaaatgtttatatatttcttcCTCGCTAGTCCATGCCTATCTTAGCACAATGTCCCTCTATGTAGACTCCTAGTTTCTAGTTTTACTTCACCCTTATCAAATACTGTCTTAACGAGATCATTCAAGTGTTTATGATAGAAATATGATAAATGATAATGTCAAAGGAACTGTAGGTGCTGTGAGACCAGTGAGAGTCATAGCCCAAAGTGGGCTTGTGATGGGATGGGGGGAAGGTTGGGAGGGCAAGGTCATAGAAGGCCTCCTAAGAAGGTAGCAGGTAGGCTAGGTTTTAAAGGAGAGGAAACAATTGGTCAGGCAAAGATAGGGGACGAAGGAGGCCACTCCAGGCAGGAAAGGCATATTTGAAAGCAAAGATGTGCAATTCAGCACAGCACTTCTGAAGATCTAAAAGTAAGTCTGTGTACCTGTAGAGAGGATACTCTCTAGAGAGATGTGGGTTTTATATTGAAGACGATAAGAAGACATCAATGTTTGGAAGTAGAGAGGAATGccatggaaaaaatatatgtagatgtaGATTTAGGTATGTAGATACAGGTATACTTCAACTCTTAACAGTGTTATTTCTAGTTGTTCAATGAATAAAAGAACTTCAAAACAGtcagaaaataattaacaaaatagcaAGAGTAAGTCTTTACCTATTCATAAATCctgtaaatataaatggattaaattattATAGAACATcttaatggattttaaaaaccaAGATCCAACTATAAGGTCCATACGAGAGACTCATTTTAGGAAACACATAGACTAAAGTCAAGGGATGGAGTACGTATTCTATGCAAAACTCCGTGAAGACAAAATTGCTAGTTTGTCTTTCTACACAGAGACCAGTAGAGCCAATCTGGTCATTTAAATATGAAATCTATATAAAACTCTAGTTCTAAATAGCAAGTATAAAATTTAACTCCAATAAACAAGAAGAGTTACATAATTTGttgggctcagccaaaaataaaaatgcagtatcttcactcaaaaattactaaaaatttcaagatgttggagttcccgtcgtggcgcagtggttaacgaatccgactaggaaccatgaggttgcgggttcggtccctgcccttgctcagtgggttaacgatccggcgttgccatgagctgtggtgtaggttgcagacatggttcggatctcgcgttactgtggctctggcgtaggctgatggctacagctccgattcgacccctagcctgggaacctccatatgctgcgggagcggcccaaagaaatagcaaaaagacaaaaaaaaaaatttcaagatgttGAAAACAAAGCATTAAATCAAGCTAGGGGCCCTGTTAACAAAGGGTCTTGTGCCACCGCACAGATGACATGCCCATGAAGCATGCCTTgtaataaaagaacatttttaagacAACGTCATTTTGAATTGAGgaacaaaataatttgaaagtaagacttcaaagatataaaacatgaaataggAAAATCTTTGATCCTGACATCATCAAAATAATAGATCTCTAGACAACTGAGGAATCTGTAGATGAGATAAGTGGGTTTTGGAAGAATACTGCTGTAATATCTAGAACTAGAAAGGCTCAATTTGAATcctattttcacaattttttgaaagataagGTAATTTAATCATGACGATAATTGATAATATGTGGCTATACACCCAATTTAGTGTATTGTACATGTTGAATATATACAACTATTTTCTTCAATGGTTCCTCAATAGAGTTAGGAGGGAGGAGCAAAATttacttaaattctctgagcctcatttttattgaggtaaagtAGGAATGATTTTAATAATTCATTCACTGGGTGCTTGAAAGAAGTAATAAACTAATAAATCTAAAGAACCCAGGACAATAATTTACAAAATCAGCATCTAATAATTGTTATTTGTATTATATTCATAGCATATTCCGTAACAAGAAATTATTCATGGGATGGATATATAATGAACTTTTGCAAAGCCAAAGGAATGACCCTCAATAGAAAGATGGACAAAGTACATGGCATTTATACCTAATTAGAAAGcttagacgcaaactattgcctttggaatggataaacaatgaaatcctgctgtatggcactgggaatgATGTCtaatcacttacgatggagcatgataatgtgagaaaaaagaatgtatacatgtacgtgtaactgggtcaccttgctatatagcagaaaattgacagaacactgtaaaccagctataatggaaaaaataaaaatcaatgtaaatgaaaaaaaaagacagcttagataggagttcccgttgtgg encodes the following:
- the LOC125136511 gene encoding olfactory receptor 1361-like; protein product: MNCSKNPDFVLSGLLSDPDKRQFLFGLFMALYLLGLLGNLLLLLAIGADIRLHTPMYFFLSQLSLVDLCFTTTTAPKMLEALWTNNGSITFSECLAQLYFFAVFADMDNLLLTAMAIDRYAAVCHPLHYPLIMTLGRCGLLVGGSWGVALSVSLVHALLLSQLAFYTHQEIPHFFCDFGPLFQLSCSDAHLNENLMMVLAGLLGISPLLCTVSSYVHILHAVAKAPSAQGKKKALVTCSSHLSVVILFYSTVFATYLKPPSTSHSSGELVAAVMYTLVTPTLNPFIYSLRNKDVKSSLKRVWGIESSWD